The Xyrauchen texanus isolate HMW12.3.18 chromosome 38, RBS_HiC_50CHRs, whole genome shotgun sequence genome window below encodes:
- the LOC127631910 gene encoding lysosomal thioesterase PPT2-like: MTECWKPCVIIWATLLVHVTGHRPVIIVHGILDGPKQFEILAQFISQSHPGTSVTTIDLYNYIASIKPLWQQVDGFRNTIRPIMENAEDGVHLICFSQGGLICRGVLATLPKHNVHSLIFLASPLAGQYGDTYYLRYFLPTVIKSNIYHFCYTANGQKISICNYWNDPHQRERYLKSSNYLAPLNGEIEHANLTAWRDSFLRIKKLVLIGGRDDGVITPWESSIFGFYDSNENVIEMEKQDWYLRDAFGLKTLDSKGAVVKCLIPGVSHTSWHSNLTVYQNCIDKWLT, encoded by the exons ATGACTGAATGCTGGAAACCATGTGTTATCATATGGGCCACACTGCTCGTCCATGTCACAGGACACAGACCTGTCATTATTGTTCACGGGATATTAGATGGACCCAAACAGTTCGAGATTTTGGCCCAATTTATCAGTCAG TCTCATCCTGGCACCAGCGTGACCACAATAGACCTGTATAACTACATTGCCAGTATAAAGCCTCTGTGGCAACAGGTGGATGGCTTCAGAAACACCATCAGACCCATCATGGAGAATGCTGAAGATGGTGTCCATCTCATCTGCTTCTCACAAG GTGGCTTGATATGTCGGGGAGTTCTTGCTACGCTTCCAAAGCACAATGTTCATTCTCTGATATTCCTGGCTTCACCACTAGCTGGCCAGTATGGAG ATACATATTATTTGAGGTATTTTTTACCAACAGTCATCAAGTCAAATATATACCATTTTTGTTATACCGCAAATGGACAAAAGATATCGATCTGCAACTACTGGAACG atCCACACCAAAGAGAGAGGTACCTGAAGAGCAGCAACTATCTTGCCCCACTGAATGGTGAAATAGAGCATGCCAATTTAACTG CGTGGCGAGACAGCTTCCTGCGCATAAAGAAGCTGGTGCTGATAGGTGGACGGGACGATGGTGTTATTACACCATGGGAATCAAG TATCTTTGGATTTTATGACAGTAATGAAAATGTGATTGAGATGGAAAAACAGGAT TGGTATCTAAGAGATGCTTTTGGCCTGAAAACATTGGACTCAAAAGGAGCTGTGGTCAAATGTCTCATCCCTGGTGTGTCCCATACATCTTGGCATTCAAACCTCACAGTCTACCAGAATTGCATAGACAAGTGGCTCACCTAA